The Sphingomonas sp. KR3-1 genome has a window encoding:
- a CDS encoding isoprenylcysteine carboxylmethyltransferase family protein, with the protein MQIEQDSAGVKFAPPAAFVGALVAGLVLGKVVGSPGLPLHESTERGIGWLAVILGVGIVFSAIGLFRAAGTDPQPWKRSTALVTDGVYRWSRNPMYFGMALAYAGIAVWMDSLVSLLLLIPLVIVIQKEVIEREEAYLAGKFGARYLAYKSAVRRWV; encoded by the coding sequence ATGCAGATCGAACAGGATAGCGCCGGCGTGAAGTTCGCCCCGCCCGCGGCCTTTGTCGGCGCGCTGGTTGCGGGGCTGGTGCTCGGCAAGGTCGTCGGCAGCCCCGGGCTGCCGCTGCATGAATCGACCGAGCGCGGCATCGGCTGGCTGGCCGTGATCCTGGGCGTCGGCATCGTCTTCTCGGCGATCGGGCTGTTCCGCGCGGCGGGCACCGATCCCCAGCCGTGGAAGCGCTCGACCGCGCTCGTCACCGACGGTGTCTATCGCTGGTCGCGCAACCCGATGTATTTCGGCATGGCGCTCGCCTATGCCGGCATCGCGGTCTGGATGGACAGCCTGGTCTCGCTGCTGCTGCTTATCCCGCTGGTGATCGTGATCCAGAAGGAAGTGATCGAGCGAGAGGAGGCCTATCTCGCCGGCAAGTTCGGCGCGCGCTACCTGGCCTACAAGTCCGCCGTCCGCCGCTGGGTCTAG
- a CDS encoding tail fiber protein, translated as MKHALLTAAIVTAAATVSTPALAGPDPFVGEVMLFSGSFCPEHWLDADGRILPVRNYEVLYSILGPTYGGDGRTNFAIPDLRKAAPGPHLRYCIAVRGDYPRRP; from the coding sequence ATGAAACATGCGCTGCTCACGGCCGCCATCGTCACCGCCGCTGCTACCGTCTCCACGCCGGCGCTGGCGGGCCCGGACCCCTTTGTCGGCGAAGTGATGCTCTTCTCGGGGAGCTTCTGCCCCGAGCATTGGCTCGACGCCGACGGCCGGATCCTGCCGGTCCGCAATTATGAAGTGCTCTATTCGATCCTCGGCCCCACCTATGGCGGCGACGGCAGGACCAATTTCGCGATTCCCGACCTGCGCAAGGCGGCGCCAGGTCCGCACCTGCGCTATTGCATCGCGGTGCGCGGCGACTATCCGCGCCGGCCCTAG
- a CDS encoding oxygenase MpaB family protein — translation MAAISFPEPMLRRIGAAAGEMMGTAPGMDFDFAAPAGEAALLPSDSVSWRVFKNPVTLFIGGVAAVLLELAEPGVRDGVWQHSNFRTDALTRLRRTGLAAMMSVYGPRSRAEAMIRGVVRAHERVTGTTSEGTPYRANDPVLLDWVQATASYGFIRAYHAYAETLSYRERDSALAEGAVVARLYGATGAPTSEAKMAAMFARMDARLVPSPIIAEFLEIMRTVPALPWVARPFQRMLLRAAVSLLPDALIARLDLEEWRLREHERRIVRLVARLADRVPLLEAPPAKASERVGLPADWLWQRHR, via the coding sequence ATGGCCGCGATCTCCTTCCCCGAACCCATGCTCCGCCGCATCGGCGCCGCCGCCGGCGAGATGATGGGCACCGCGCCCGGCATGGACTTCGATTTCGCCGCGCCGGCGGGCGAAGCCGCGCTGCTCCCCTCGGACTCGGTGTCGTGGCGGGTGTTCAAGAACCCGGTCACCCTGTTCATCGGCGGCGTCGCCGCGGTGCTGCTCGAGCTGGCGGAGCCCGGCGTGCGCGACGGCGTGTGGCAGCATTCGAACTTCCGCACCGATGCGCTCACCCGGCTGCGCCGCACCGGGCTTGCCGCGATGATGAGCGTCTATGGCCCGAGGAGCCGCGCCGAGGCGATGATCCGGGGCGTGGTCCGCGCGCACGAGCGCGTCACCGGCACCACCAGCGAAGGCACGCCCTATCGCGCCAACGATCCCGTGCTGCTCGACTGGGTGCAGGCGACCGCGTCCTATGGCTTCATCCGCGCCTATCACGCCTATGCCGAGACGCTGAGCTATCGCGAGCGCGACAGCGCGCTGGCCGAGGGCGCGGTGGTGGCGCGGCTCTATGGCGCGACCGGCGCGCCGACCAGCGAGGCGAAGATGGCGGCGATGTTCGCCCGGATGGACGCGCGGCTGGTGCCCTCGCCGATCATCGCCGAGTTCCTCGAGATCATGCGCACGGTGCCGGCGCTGCCCTGGGTCGCGCGGCCGTTCCAGCGGATGCTGCTGCGCGCCGCGGTCTCGCTGCTGCCCGACGCGCTGATCGCGCGGCTCGACCTGGAGGAATGGCGGCTGCGCGAGCATGAGCGCCGCATCGTGCGGCTGGTCGCCAGGCTAGCCGACCGGGTGCCGCTGCTCGAGGCGCCGCCGGCCAAGGCGAGCGAACGGGTCGGGCTGCCGGCCGACTGGCTGTGGCAGCGGCACCGCTGA
- the gcvPB gene encoding aminomethyl-transferring glycine dehydrogenase subunit GcvPB: protein MSTINQSGWRPTTPQAGEASDLSTFTGNRALMLEEALIFEIGSSETTGVDFGEVPQAKSRLGGLTRDAEIGLPGLSEPETVRHYTRLSRQNYAIDLGLFPLGSCTMKHNPRLNERMARLPGFADIHPLAPVDTVQGALEVIDQLAHWLITLTGMQAVAMSPKAGAHGELCGILAIRSALDAQGQQDRKILLVPTSAHGTNPATAAFAGFSVEDIPATEDGRVDLEALKARLGPDIAGVMITNPNTCGLFEREMKAISDAVHAAGGYVYCDGANFNAIVGRVRPGDLGVDAMHINLHKTFSTPHGGGGPGSGPVVLSAALAPYAPLPFVEKQGDKFHLVEEETAGEHHAGTFGRMTAFNGQMGMFTRALTYILSHGADGLRQVAEDSVLNANYILRSMEDVLEAPFAKYGPCMHEAIFSDRGLPEGISTIDIAKGLIDEGYHPMTVYFPLVVHGAMLVEPTETESKATLDQFIGAFRSVAARAKNGDPTIKTAPHFAPRRRLDETLAARKPVLAWKAPAKAEAAE, encoded by the coding sequence ATGAGCACGATCAACCAGTCCGGCTGGCGCCCGACCACCCCGCAGGCCGGCGAGGCCAGCGACCTCTCGACCTTCACCGGCAATCGCGCGCTGATGCTCGAGGAAGCGCTCATCTTCGAGATCGGTTCGTCCGAAACCACGGGCGTCGATTTCGGCGAGGTGCCGCAGGCCAAGTCGCGCCTCGGCGGCCTGACCCGTGATGCCGAGATCGGCCTGCCCGGCCTGTCCGAGCCCGAGACGGTGCGCCACTATACCCGCCTCAGCCGCCAGAACTACGCGATCGACCTGGGCCTGTTCCCGCTCGGCTCGTGCACGATGAAGCACAATCCGCGCCTCAACGAGCGCATGGCGCGCCTGCCGGGCTTCGCCGATATCCACCCGCTCGCTCCCGTCGACACGGTGCAGGGCGCGCTCGAGGTCATCGACCAGCTCGCCCACTGGCTGATCACGCTGACCGGCATGCAGGCGGTGGCGATGAGCCCCAAGGCCGGCGCGCATGGCGAGCTCTGCGGCATCCTGGCGATCCGCTCGGCGCTCGACGCGCAGGGCCAGCAGGACCGCAAGATCCTGCTCGTGCCGACCAGCGCGCACGGCACCAACCCGGCGACCGCCGCGTTCGCCGGCTTCTCGGTCGAGGACATCCCCGCCACCGAGGACGGCCGTGTCGACCTGGAGGCGCTCAAGGCGCGGCTGGGGCCGGACATCGCCGGCGTGATGATCACCAACCCCAATACCTGCGGCCTGTTCGAGCGCGAGATGAAGGCGATCTCGGACGCGGTCCACGCGGCGGGCGGCTATGTCTATTGCGACGGCGCCAATTTCAACGCGATCGTCGGCCGGGTCCGCCCGGGCGATCTCGGCGTCGATGCGATGCACATCAACCTGCACAAGACCTTCTCGACCCCGCATGGCGGCGGCGGCCCGGGCTCGGGCCCGGTCGTGCTGTCGGCGGCGCTGGCACCCTATGCGCCGCTGCCGTTTGTCGAGAAGCAGGGCGACAAGTTCCACCTCGTCGAGGAAGAGACTGCGGGCGAGCATCATGCCGGCACCTTCGGCCGCATGACCGCCTTTAACGGCCAGATGGGAATGTTCACGCGGGCGCTGACCTACATCCTCAGCCACGGCGCGGACGGTCTCCGTCAGGTCGCCGAGGATTCGGTGCTCAACGCCAACTATATCCTGCGCTCGATGGAAGACGTGCTCGAGGCTCCCTTCGCCAAATACGGACCGTGCATGCACGAGGCGATCTTCAGCGACCGCGGCCTGCCGGAAGGCATCTCGACGATCGACATCGCCAAGGGGCTGATCGACGAGGGCTATCACCCGATGACGGTGTACTTCCCGCTCGTCGTCCACGGCGCGATGCTGGTGGAGCCGACCGAGACCGAGTCGAAGGCGACGCTCGACCAGTTCATCGGCGCGTTCCGCAGCGTGGCAGCCCGCGCCAAGAACGGCGACCCGACGATCAAGACCGCCCCGCACTTCGCGCCGCGCCGCCGCCTCGACGAGACGCTCGCCGCGCGCAAGCCGGTGCTCGCGTGGAAGGCCCCGGCAAAGGCGGAAGCTGCGGAGTAA
- the gcvPA gene encoding aminomethyl-transferring glycine dehydrogenase subunit GcvPA — MRYLPLTQPDREAMLGVIGAKSIDDLFADVPASAVLEGPIAGLPMHASELAVERHMIRLAAKNLAAGAAPFFLGAGAYRHHVPASVDHLIQRGEFLTAYTPYQPEIAQGTLQMMFEFQSQVARLLGCDVANASMYDGSTACWEAITMARRVTKRGKAILSGGLHPHYVSVAETMAKFTGDQLVTAVPTLSPTSDTDDLIAQIDDDTSCVVVQYPDILGRIADLSKLAEAAHAKKALLVAVVTEPVALGAIRSPGEMGADIVVGEGQSLGVGLQFGGPYVGLFACSEKLVRQMPGRLCGETQDAEGKRGYVLTLSTREQHIRREKATSNICTSSVLCALAMSVHMTLLGEKGLRQLAAINHAGASAAADRLAQVPGVELVTPTFFNEFTLKLSKEARPVVRTLAEQGILAGVSLGRLYPSAADLGTGLIVAVTETTTSEDVETLASALQEVLA, encoded by the coding sequence ATGCGCTACCTTCCCCTTACCCAGCCCGACCGCGAGGCGATGCTCGGCGTCATCGGCGCCAAGTCGATCGACGACCTGTTCGCCGACGTCCCCGCGAGCGCCGTGCTCGAAGGCCCGATCGCCGGCCTGCCGATGCACGCGAGCGAACTCGCGGTCGAACGCCACATGATCCGGCTGGCGGCGAAGAATCTCGCCGCGGGGGCCGCGCCCTTCTTCCTCGGCGCCGGCGCCTATCGCCACCACGTGCCGGCGAGCGTCGACCATCTCATCCAGCGCGGCGAGTTCCTCACCGCCTATACGCCCTACCAGCCCGAGATCGCGCAGGGCACGCTGCAGATGATGTTCGAGTTCCAGTCGCAGGTCGCGCGCCTGCTCGGCTGCGACGTCGCGAACGCCTCGATGTACGACGGCTCGACCGCGTGCTGGGAAGCCATCACCATGGCGCGGCGCGTCACCAAGCGCGGCAAGGCGATCCTCTCGGGCGGCCTGCACCCGCATTATGTCTCGGTCGCCGAGACGATGGCCAAGTTCACCGGTGACCAGCTCGTCACCGCGGTTCCGACGCTGTCGCCGACGTCCGACACCGACGACCTGATCGCCCAGATCGACGACGATACCAGCTGCGTCGTGGTCCAGTATCCCGACATTCTCGGCCGCATCGCCGATCTCTCCAAGCTCGCCGAAGCCGCGCATGCGAAGAAGGCGCTGCTCGTCGCCGTCGTCACCGAGCCGGTGGCGCTGGGCGCGATCCGCTCGCCCGGCGAGATGGGCGCGGACATCGTGGTGGGCGAGGGCCAGTCGCTCGGCGTCGGCCTGCAGTTTGGCGGGCCTTATGTGGGCCTGTTCGCCTGCTCGGAGAAGCTGGTCCGCCAGATGCCGGGCCGCCTGTGCGGCGAGACCCAGGATGCCGAGGGCAAGCGCGGCTATGTGCTGACGCTCTCCACCCGCGAGCAGCATATCCGCCGCGAGAAGGCGACCTCGAACATCTGCACCAGCTCGGTGCTGTGTGCGCTGGCCATGTCGGTGCACATGACGCTGCTCGGCGAGAAGGGCTTGCGCCAGCTCGCCGCGATCAACCATGCCGGCGCCTCGGCCGCCGCCGATCGCCTGGCCCAGGTGCCGGGGGTCGAGCTGGTCACCCCGACCTTCTTCAACGAGTTTACCCTTAAGTTGTCGAAGGAAGCGCGCCCGGTGGTTCGCACGCTGGCCGAGCAGGGCATCCTCGCAGGCGTCTCCCTCGGCCGACTGTATCCTTCGGCCGCGGATCTTGGCACCGGCCTGATCGTCGCGGTCACCGAAACCACTACTTCGGAGGACGTCGAGACGCTTGCCTCCGCGCTCCAGGAGGTGCTGGCATGA
- the gcvH gene encoding glycine cleavage system protein GcvH — translation MSRYFTEDHEWIDVDGDTATVGITDYAQSQLGDIVFVETPDEGKEVSKGDDAAVVESVKAASDVYAPVSGTVIEGNEALADNPALVNEDPEGEGWFFKLTLSDPSELESLMNDSAYQDYVSKL, via the coding sequence ATGAGCCGCTATTTCACCGAAGATCATGAGTGGATCGACGTCGACGGCGACACCGCGACGGTCGGCATCACCGACTATGCCCAGAGCCAGCTCGGCGACATCGTGTTCGTCGAGACCCCGGACGAGGGCAAGGAAGTGAGCAAGGGCGACGACGCCGCCGTCGTGGAGTCGGTCAAGGCCGCGTCCGACGTCTACGCGCCGGTCTCGGGCACCGTCATCGAGGGCAACGAGGCGCTCGCCGACAATCCCGCGCTGGTCAACGAGGACCCCGAGGGCGAAGGCTGGTTCTTCAAGCTCACCCTCAGCGATCCGAGCGAGCTGGAAAGCCTGATGAACGACAGCGCCTACCAGGACTACGTCTCGAAGCTGTGA